The genomic DNA tatttctttcttcctttttcttttcagttttctCCACACAGATAATCAAAATTCAGAAGAAATAAACAgaatttattaatatatttgcAGTAAAACAAGAAGTAAATCAGTATATCTGCAGTAATAACAATTTGCAACTCAATAACAATTGAGAAAGATGATTTCAATAGTATACATTCATTTATCTACAATGCTGTGTATACTGTGGTGTTTCCTAGAGAGGCACataaatttgagaaagaaagtaataaaaaacagaaaaacagagCAATTAAATATCAGAATACAACCAGACTAAATGTAAAGAATTAGAATTCATAAGAAACAAACAGAATTTATTAATATGGTTGCAGCAATACAACGAGTTAATTAGTATATATGCAGTAATATAACAATTTGCAACTCATTATTTTGGAGATAGAACTGTTTTCAGTGATGACAAATTGAGAAAGATGACTTTTTTAACAATATACATTTATTTATCTACAATGTTATATCTATGTATACTTGTAGAGTATTCTGGAGAGGCAAATGATTTGAAGAGAGAAAGtagtgaaaaacaaaacaattaaatatctgaATACAACCGGACTAAACATAAAGAATCAAATGGTGTGTTCAAACGCCACTCCCTTTGCTTTTTGTTAAGTGGTCTTCCTTTCCCCGCTTTTTCTCTATTTATCTTCACGTCCGCTAAACCCCAAGTGCAACATTTACTTTCCATGTCAAAAGAAACAAGCCTGAAGACACCATCATTTTCGGACAATGGACCGGTTGCTGCAACCTCATTGACATATTTCACATACAAAGGCCGATCCTTGAACCGATCCAGCTCATCTGGAATCCGAACTACCCTTTCAACACCAGGAGATGACACCTGAGAGGCAATGGATAACTTCAGATCCAAAAGGTAAAAAGAATGCAGACATAACCATCATTCAAATTTTTACTTCTTAAGCTTTAGCTATCGCTTATTAACGGTAACGTGCCAACTTATTCAGCTTTTTAAATGAGAGCAACCGACTATGTCTAGAACCCATCGGgcttaacttaaaaaataaaaattatagccACAAAATGCATATGAGCTCATCCCGTCACTTTAAGCCGTCATTGGCCTACATGTCACAGACAAGCCTACATGTCAAGGACAGACACAGCTTTGCACATCTGCGCCTGTAACTTTTATTTAAGGTTTTCACTCTGCAGAGGTATGTCTCCCCACCAAAAACCAaaacttaaaagtaaaaaataactaGGAAAAGATACCTCCAAAGAGACACTCTCAGGTATAGATTTACTGAGTTCTGCTTCAGCCAAACGTGCTCTATAGGTTGCAGAGAAAGCTTCAATATCTTCCATACTGGGGGAACCAGACCTGTAAAATATCACTCCAAATTAAAGTTCAAGAAGCATTCATTATTAAGCAAAAGCTTATCAAtttatggggaaaaaaaaaagttaactgGAAAAATGTGATCACAgagtaataatttatttttctcctcaaGTACTCATGAGAACAATATTAatacaaatagaagaaaaaaactacaacaaatAAAAGTTAACAGGAAAATGTTAATTTACCCTACCAATCTATTATTAGGGTTGCAATGCCCCCTTCGTTAAGAGTTTCTACTAAATCCTAATGGGTATAATGGACATTTTTGcgtggaaaaaaaaagaagaaatattcaGTAAAAaggccaaaattaaaaaaataaataataaatcaatttaatttttttttttatttttttataaaaaggaaCAGAACTaaaaggaagcaaaaaaaatccagaaaaaatgaaaaataggcaaaaacattcaggaaaaagcaaaaaacaaaaaacaaaaaaataagaaaagccATGGCCGACCGATAGCTAGCCATGGGTCGCAGCAGACTCACGgtttaattgtaatttaaaaaaatttcaaggggTATAATGATTATTTTCGCATCACGTGTGGGTCACATGAAAATTGTTAGCGGAGGGGGACATTACAACACCAATGGTAGATTGGTAGGGTACATTAACAAATTTGGTAGATTTGGGGGGACATGCAAATTGATCGGTAGATTAAGGGGGCTAGATGTAGTTTTTTCATTATTAAACAATAGGAGTAATGTGAAGGAAAGAATAGGTAGAATTTCTCAGGCAACGTGCGAATACACACGGATGAGAAAAAAGAGTTTCCAGGGATCCATTGAACTCAGATATCACCACAATTTTCACGAAAACTTCGTACCATCAACTTTAATTTGGTAAAAACAGGATCTATATTAAACCTTAAGAGTTTTGTTCAGAGATATAGACGTTATGGACTCAGCTATAGTCAAATCCAACATTGCAGAGAGATGGTCAGGATTGATGGCTGGGATCTTTCAAGACAGCATTCGCATAAACAGAAAAGGATGATAGTAGACTTATCTAGACAGATCTTCAGAATAAAAAATACTGTCATTGTTCCCACACAAAGCTCCCCTCTAAACAGCCATAATTGATCAAGCTTGATATGATCTCCTTGAAACTTAAGATCGAAAACTAATGAATCAAATAACACAACTGCCACTTTCTTAAAGATGCCAAAGGGTGAAAATGAGAAAACATTCAAGGATAACTTAGTCCAGACAATCATTGCAATTTGAATATGTCAAGATATGCTCACCTCTCACTTCTACCACATCGAAAAGAAATACTAACTAAAATAAAGCATCCTAGAGAGGACCTGGCAAGAAAACTGTTTTTTCTCATAGATAGTGTCCATAGGTTCTTACTTATTTGAGAGCTTCTCGATGCGCACTTGAATGGTGCAGTTTAACATTGTTTTAAAGGCATATATTTTCAAGTCACCATCGAAGGATAGCGAAACCCCTTCAGCTATTCTTAATGCTTCTTTATCCCACCAAGTCCCAGCAAGGGAAATACCACCTCCTCCACCTCCATCTCCGACCTTCAGAAAATGCgcaaaattatttttccataAGTCATCAACTTCGTCACACAACTATAAAAGGGTAATAATAACTTATACACCAAAACTTACATAGACTTCAGCATTATTTGCCACACAATCGTCTTCAAAATAATCATCACCATCATCCACTACTGCCTCTACACAATCAAGGATTTCATTCAGACATGACTTCACCATTTTGACGTTTACAAGCAATTATCTAATATCAAGAAATGATGGGGAAACATGAAAGGTACTATTCTACTTGGGACTAAGTACAAATACATTGAAACATAGTCATTGAGCTTTTGTCTCAAACCCACAATATAGATTGACAACACATAACTATCGACGCAGCACATGTACAAATTAGGATGGCCATTCCATATCATACATAGAAGGCTCTATTTGGTATCTAAGAAAATTGAAATGCAtaatatgtatttatatataaagGGAGAGAGAGCAAATGGGCCTTTACCATCTTCAAAGTCATCAAAGACAGCCTCGTCCTCTTCATCGTCCGATGACACTTCTTCAACAATGGTTGGTTTGAGAACTGGCTCGGCTTCTGGGTTTCTCTTCCGGGCGAGGACTATATGGGACCTGTTGGGGATATTAGGAAATGGGTATGTCCAATATGTGAAGGAGAACCTGTGGTGTGGTGGCCTGTAGAAGCAGCTACTCACGGTGACTATTGGAGGAATTGAAACCGCAGAGGCTCTCAGATTCCCTGATGTTATCAATTCCATTTTTTCGGTTATGGGAAATTGAAAACTGTGTTCGTCAATGTTAGGGTTCGGAGTAAAGGCCAAATTTGGATGAGAAAGTGAGAGCAAATCTCAGGAATtggaggggagagagagagagcagctGAGGCCTGCTCCAATCCGTAGAACCGACGTCGTTTGAGTTCATCcctttttttcgtttttattaattttccttttttggtggTGGGGGAATTGGGTTCGTTCTTCAATGGGTTTTGTTATTTGTGGAATACAGAGCCTGCCCATTCCACCGAGTCCTTCAATGGTTTTGTTCGTTTATTACTGAATTAGAACTTTTTAGAAGTATACATGATACCGCAGTTCAATTTTCTTGGAGTCTAGCAAACATGGTTTATACTGGCTCCTTTTGTTGTCGTCCTGCCAAAATATAAGTAGACGTTGAAATTGTAGCTTATAATTACCAAAATGGAAAGCTTTTGAATAATCACCACACACTCCACTAATCAAAACTATCTAATTCCCAGTCCAGTAGGATGGCCGCTATCAGAAGTAGCGGCCATTATCAGAAGGATGGCCGCTACTTCTTATATTAATGAAAACTGAGCAAATGGTTTGAGACTCAAGTATTGAAGGTGCACAAAACTCTGCCACCCAGATGGACAAACCTGTATAAAATCTATTTGAAAAGAATGGTACAAATTGAAGTACATGAAAGGCATTAACCTGGGTCCATCaagatatttgagaagaaacaAGTAGAAGTAGAAGAAGATATTCCTTTATGATATTTGTAAGGAGACAATGTGTTGAACTGTGTCATCTAAATAACTTATGAagtatgaagaaaaagaaccaAGTCACAAAGAAGAGAGGGATTTGGTAGTAATTGCAGGTGGTGCTGGAGTAACAGTAGCATTATCTGTCCAGTTTGTTTCACCCCAGTGCCATAACATGCTCTCCCAGAAGCAGAAATCCTCGAAACATGTCTTTAAACGCTTGTCTTTTATCTTGATTTTCCAATGACCATCCGTGTAATTTCCTTTCTTAGCTTGCCTCCGATCCCACTCCAATGATGCCTTTTGCTTAGACCTAAGCAAACAAAACTTATGCAAATTTTCTGGCATGGCATCATGCACCTTCCACCACTTTTTATGTGCAACATCACTGGCAAACTCCTGCAAAATGTCCACATTCCAGTTGCAGTCATAGTCCCGGAAACAAAGCCAAGGCTTATTACCCAGGTAGTGGAGGACATAAAGGATCGGAGGATCAGCCCCAAAGAGACGAGTTTTCATcacttttttctcctcctcatCACCTTCCCAGAAGTGCTTCAAGAAGTTCATATGTCTTGGGATCCGGTGCCACCACGTGAAGATTTCATTCAGATACCCCTGGTCGCCACCATTGTAGGACACGATCTCATTGATGTGATCCATTAGCAACTGGAATGTACAATTTGATGGTTCAATCACCATCACACCCGAGTTGAAGAGAGTGGCATTATTTCCAGTAGCAGTTATTTCTGGCATCTCAAACAGGAAATCGATGTTTCTAAGTATGAGCAGGTCGGCGTCAATGAAAATAATCTTGTCATAATCTGTCAGCTGCCAGAGACGGAATTTGCTATAGTTCCATTCATTGTACGCATCCCGTTCAGCTTTGGGGTTCCTGATCCTTTGGATTATATGGATCTTCCAACCAGCAGCCGCCAATCCTTCTCTGTGATACTCACTAATTGTTTCATCAATAAGTATCACAAGATCTCGTGTTGAACCAGCCATACGGATACTCTGAGCAGCAGCGATAGCTCCACAAACATATACATGTGCAGAGTGCAGAATAGTTGCGTATGCTTCACGGTGTGCTCTTTCTGAGTAaaaattttctgttaaaaaaGAAGTTAGTTTCTCGCTTTAAGTACTTTGCAATTACCAGACCAATTTAATTCTAAAAGCAAACCTTCCTCAGTTTTCCATTCTTTGTCCTCCCCCCTCCCCACCCTTCcccccctctttttttcttgagaAGAAAATTCTACTAATTAAACAGCATCACTTTCCTTGACAACCAGTACTAAGTCAAGTCAGATGGTCAGGATTATCTCATCATCATTATTAGATGTCTTAGTGACTTGCTTTACTTATTTGGAGGTCATTTTATCTGTACTAGACCAATACTTATAACTAAACTCAGCAACGCCCAGCCATTATTCTGAAAACTTCTGCTCTTTCCCTCCACCcaattaaaaatcttaaaaaattgtaGATGCACTAAAAAAGAGATACAAACATAATATAGATGGACCATGAGCTTTTTGTATAATGACTTGCAAAAGGTGGTAGAGGAAaaacacacccacacacacaaaacaacCAGCCAACCAACAACATACTATTATCAAACTGACCTTTAGCCTTGAGGGGAACTGCAAGTTCACATGACCCTACTGGAAGCTGCAGCTTATTTCTCAATGTATTCAGGTTGGGTTGAAAAAGCCATACATTCCCTTCATGTATGAGAAGTTCCCTGCAAGTGAAGAGATTTGGGATTGGGGAGCAGTCCGTCACAATAAGCACACGCACTGGATGATATCCTTTGGAAGAGGCAGCAACCCTTGCTGCTTCAAGCTGCAAGTGCAAACGGGCCACATCTCTTGACCAGCTCCCCGACTTGTTGCAGGGAAGTTTGACAGCAACTAGATCAACCCGGGGTTTTCCAGGAACTTTAAGCTTGGGTAGAGAAGGACAAGTAGGAACTtcaaaatcttcttcttcatctatCCATTCAGGGTATAGGGATTCCCATGTTATGTTGGGTGACACAGAGTCCAGTTGCAGAACAACATGCTCGACTTCTGGAATCAGCTCCTTCCAGAGATTAATCTCACTGTCGTCAAAATTTAACAAGCCAATTCCCTGATACTCATTCCTGTCAGTTAGTTTCTCAATGATGTTTGAGATTTGGTCCCAGTTAATGTCTAAAAAAGATATATAGCGTGGATCTGTAGCAGCACTCTCTCTTATCCATCTTTCTGCAAGATTTGACCTGCAGGCAAAGACTTCTCCTTCAAGATGTTGTGAAGAGATACAAAAATTCAATGCTCCATGCTTTATAGTGAATAACAATTTAGGTGGCAATTGCAATTTCAGAAAAGGAGGGGGTGagcatatattattttgttgcaAAACAacgagaaaaatgaaattgtacAATTACAAAACCTCAATGCAATgtgaaaactaaaaagaaaagcaagaaagTCCCAAAGAGTAAACTAAACAGGGTTGTAAGATCTGAAGAAACGAAGGTGAGTAATACATACCGAGAGACATAATGGGATCGATAATCTGTATTATAAATAGCTGGAGAGTGGAAGAATGTCACAAGGGCTCCCAAGACAATAATCACCAGCACAAGTTTCAAGGTAGGTTTGCAATTTAAATTCCTATCTTGGACTGAACTGTGGAGGGCCTTTGCAACATCTTTAAAATCTCTACTTCTTTGAAGCTTTCTTTTGTTAGATTCTTCACTGTACCAAGAAGGCCAAAACTTCATCCATGCATGTATAAAGGAAGTGAAAGAGAACCCAACACGCAACAAAATGGATGGCAATAATTCAAATGGCCGCAAAAAAGTTTATGATGTTGCAGACAACTTCCACATGCAACACGATAGCCTAGTTCAGTTGCATAAACAGTGCATTGCAAAATCATGTAGATAGCAAATACTACAAATGTAAATTTTCTGAATCACCAACCCATTCAGTAGATAACAAATAAAATAGTCAGATCAACTGCAAAGCCAGATAACAACATACAATTGCAAGCAAGAGACCTGTAAAGAAGAGTAACAAAACCATCTATTATAGACAAAATCAACTACCATTATCAAATTGCACAGTCTTGATCACCACTATTAGGTGAAGGTCTTTGGTGTAAATGTCTCTTCATGCATAGGATCCAGTTGGCACAaaccatatatatttatgtgcgtgtgtgtgtgaaaaaaaGGATCTTCTCTTGCAAAACCTCCATTAGCACACTGATTACATGCCCCCTCTGATGTAAGATGAAACTCAATGCTTATTTAGCATGAAATGATTCTCGGATGACTAATTATTATGCTGCTTCCTCTACATGGTCAGTTTCTTGCAACATTTATGACGTGACAAACACAATTTAGTAATAGATATTCATCAAGAAATTAATTTAGTAATAGAAGAAAAACTACGTGGACAAGGTTGTTCCTTTCAAAAATGGCCTATACTAATAGAAGACATTTGCACTAAGTACGTGTCACACAATTTGATCATGTAGAAATGGATTTGAGATTTGTGTTGCAAATAAAGTTAACTGTTTCCATAGCATATATCATTTTCCTTACTTAAACAAAACATATTTGAAATGACtggagattattattatttttttctttaaatatcaTAGAAAGCACAAAATGGACAAAACCCAAGTACAGTGGGAGTTACACTACACTATaccaaaagaggaaaagaaaaaagaaaggagaaaatcAATACACGATTAGATTAGATCCTAAAGTTTGCACTCAAACACCCTCTTGTTCCTCTGCAACCAGTTAAACCACATCAAACAGGGGAGAATAGATAACACTCGTTCCACCTCTacagtcttcttttttttcttttttttttttttgaggtgggGAGGTGTTGTTAACTTCCAGCTTTAGAGGTTGAATCCCAAGAAGCCAACAATTTACTCAACTGATGTCAGTATAATCCAATAAACACCaaatgcaagaaaatcaatggCCCTAGTACCCAAGCAATAGAACAACCTAAAGTAAGTGATCAACAGTTTCTGCATCCACTGAACACATAGAGCCCCCAACTACTAGAATACTTTGTAGTTTCTAATCTTCACCAAATTCTCAGCAGTCAGAATATGCGATGCAGCAGGCATCACATGGCTGGACAAAGCTCGCCTCTTTCAGGCCAATGGCAGCCAAGAGAAGAAAGTGCAAGAGAAACAACCAGCAGTTAGCATAAATGACTCCAGCAGCCTATTTGAATATTTTCTCTAgaacagaaggaaaaaaaaaattaaaataataatctGTTTAAGGATTTTTGTTATCCTTTCAATGGTGATAATTTCCTCGACTTGTGAAGAATAGaagttaattactttttttgataaataagaaGTTAGTTACTTAAGATTGAAGGCTTTAGCTATGAAGCAACTTAATGGGGAAGAAAGGTGAGTGCCTTTAGGTGTTAACTGCTATACTCTAGATGATTTTAGTAACTAGTGAGCTGTCTTAGTTGTTTTTCGTTGAAATGTGCCAGTACTCCCTTAGGAAGTGATATTTACTATAAAAAGAATGAAACATGCAGTGTTTTCACAGTAATGTAATCAATTTACTCAGAATTACCACTTCCTCTTCCTAGCTAATCTTCTCTCTACTCCCTTTCTCTCTTGCTAATATTTTCAGCAATTCATTCTGTCCCCCTTGCTGGGATTCTCAGAACCCTCATCTCATCTTTCTTTAATAACCTGAATCCAAGCAAAATCAGATTAGTTCTCTCTTCCTAAGCTTCTATTCCTCTTTCCAAAATTGACAAATTGATTCTCTCCAGTTCCTTGCCAAAACAGTTCCTTATCACTAAGCTTTCTATGCTATCCCGCATCAATATGACTCTATTCTGCAGTCCACACAATAAAGAGGCTTCAGCTCTTGAAATGTATAAATTTGTAATTCCTGCTCAATCTCAACGCATAGTATCCTCTCCAACCCCACATCGCTGAACTCTATAAAGAAGGCTGACATGCCACGACTTAATTCTAGTCTTGACATTCTCCAAAGTTTCATCACTAACTCTGCCTGCCAGACTTTTTGCACTACATTCCCTGAATATAGCTGATATCTTATTAATTTGATCTCTGTGGAGCATAAAAGTCCATAAGCAATCACTGCAGTTTCATAAAGTCAAACTTCAATCACATTGGCAAACAACAAATGACTATAATCCTACCACAAGTTCATTATATAAACAAAGATAATTGAGTAACACACGAGGGGCAGGAGAAACCTATACAGATATAATCATAAATCATCAAAAGTCGGAAAACCAACCATAGGGCAATGAGGCGGGCCATTTCTTCAACTGATTTCTAGTTAGAGGTCAAATCATGGAAGAGATGAGGCCGATTTCACTCACTGAACAAAGCGAAGCATCTCATTCACATTTATGTCAGAGCTGCTTCAATCCACACAAAGcatcttgttattttatctaTTGTCAGTAAAGAAGCATACTTTTTTCCACTTGATTGGAGCAAAGGCTGCAACAAGTCAAGGTTTTGCA from Corylus avellana chromosome ca6, CavTom2PMs-1.0 includes the following:
- the LOC132183840 gene encoding uncharacterized protein LOC132183840, producing MELITSGNLRASAVSIPPIVTVSSCFYRPPHHRFSFTYWTYPFPNIPNRSHIVLARKRNPEAEPVLKPTIVEEVSSDDEEDEAVFDDFEDEAVVDDGDDYFEDDCVANNAEVYVGDGGGGGGISLAGTWWDKEALRIAEGVSLSFDGDLKIYAFKTMLNCTIQVRIEKLSNKSGSPSMEDIEAFSATYRARLAEAELSKSIPESVSLEVSSPGVERVVRIPDELDRFKDRPLYVKYVNEVAATGPLSENDGVFRLVSFDMESKCCTWGLADVKINREKAGKGRPLNKKQREWRLNTPFDSLCLVRLYSDI
- the LOC132183839 gene encoding putative UDP-glucuronate:xylan alpha-glucuronosyltransferase 3 codes for the protein MRGTCTSPVEPRLRLSASTNEESNKRKLQRSRDFKDVAKALHSSVQDRNLNCKPTLKLVLVIIVLGALVTFFHSPAIYNTDYRSHYVSRSNLAERWIRESAATDPRYISFLDINWDQISNIIEKLTDRNEYQGIGLLNFDDSEINLWKELIPEVEHVVLQLDSVSPNITWESLYPEWIDEEEDFEVPTCPSLPKLKVPGKPRVDLVAVKLPCNKSGSWSRDVARLHLQLEAARVAASSKGYHPVRVLIVTDCSPIPNLFTCRELLIHEGNVWLFQPNLNTLRNKLQLPVGSCELAVPLKAKENFYSERAHREAYATILHSAHVYVCGAIAAAQSIRMAGSTRDLVILIDETISEYHREGLAAAGWKIHIIQRIRNPKAERDAYNEWNYSKFRLWQLTDYDKIIFIDADLLILRNIDFLFEMPEITATGNNATLFNSGVMVIEPSNCTFQLLMDHINEIVSYNGGDQGYLNEIFTWWHRIPRHMNFLKHFWEGDEEEKKVMKTRLFGADPPILYVLHYLGNKPWLCFRDYDCNWNVDILQEFASDVAHKKWWKVHDAMPENLHKFCLLRSKQKASLEWDRRQAKKGNYTDGHWKIKIKDKRLKTCFEDFCFWESMLWHWGETNWTDNATVTPAPPAITTKSLSSL